GCACTCTGAAAACTCGAAGGATTGAAACACACACAAAGTCGCACCCGAACGGGCAAAATAAAGCAaaagctttaaaaaataaatgtttttgaATTTACGTAAATACCCTTTGTCATTTATAATAGTCCCGTGATTCTTTCTGCCTTCACTGGAAGCAGTGGTGCGTCTGAGTTTTTTTGGTAGctcagatctctctctctctcctctctcctctctccgaTCGTTCAATTTTGCAGAGGTCAGTGTCAGAGAGAAAGAGACCTTCTTCTACCCCGTTTCATCGATTTATGAATGTCACATTACATTTGAtttcttctgggttttttttgttCTCTGTTCGTTCTGTCTCTCGATCTGTTATCTCCTCAGAGACAAAATCCAAAGACCCAATTGCAGGCAGGCAATAATTTCATCAAGGTTGGTGCTTTTTTGATTTTTGAGGCCTTTTATTTTCTGGGTTTGGTCGTTGGTGGCTTGATGCTGCCGCCTTACCATGGAAGTTGTCGGCtttatgtgtttattttttggtttttggtggtTTCTGGAAATTATTAGGATGAACAGATTATGTTTTGATTGTGTAACGTTTCGTATGAATGTGTTTTTAACTTGGTTTTTTGttgcatttgtttttgtgttgttCTGAATTTAAGGAAGATAACCTCGTACCTGAATGATTTGAGGAACTGAAGCTGGTTCTGGgaagtatgtgtgtgtgtgtctgtctGTGGGGGTTGCACTGAAATGACAATGGACCTGCACCCGTCAATGGCGCAAAGTGTGAGAACAAGTAGGTCTTCTTTTAGCTCTAGCAATGGCAATGAGAATACAACTCCTTTACACAGCTCTGCTGCTGTTGCATTTGCAAATGGGGATGATTATGACAGTGACAGCTCCAGCTTGGCACCGCAGTATGTTCACTCGCATGTTCCTCTTAACCCGTGTCTTCAAATTGCGCTTTGAATGCCTTCATTGTTCCGCTTACCAATTCATTATGCCTGTTTTATTTGGTAGCATAAACTAGAGTGAGGCATGACATATTATCTCTGGTTGTAAAATTGTGATTTGAAATCGGTCATGATGTCTAATTCATAATGGTACAATCACAAAGATGGGTTCGTAAACATTCTGGTTTGCAAAACTGATCAGCGGTTAGGAGTTTACTTGTTATGACGTCGTATGGCCTCTGACTGTCAGCATTTTCTCCGCTTGTTAATTGCAGAACACCAAGGACCTTGTCCATGGACATCCCAGCAGAACTTGCTGGTGCAATACCCTTGATTGATAGATTTCAGGTAGGAGCATATATTCTCTAATAATCAACGGGATATGCTCACACACACCTACACAACATGTACAAGCATACATTTCGGCGGTCATTCtcctttgttgtttttttgttcCAGAAATGAAATTACTCGAATACATATAATTTTTATTGCTCATTGTTTTAGGGCAATCAACAGTTGTTATGTTCtttatataatttattatcTTTTGAAAATAGGTAGAAGGATTTTTGAGGTTGATGCAGAAACAGATTCAGTCTGCTGGAAAACGTGGATTCTTTACAAAAAAATCCATTGGTCCTCAACCCCGAGAGAGGTTCACTTTTGAGGATATGCTGTGCTACCAAAAGGTAACTACATGCTATGTTTCATAATACTTCTAtttattaaactttaaaactcttgAAGAGCTAAATTATGTGCTTTTACAGGATCCAATACCTACGTCATTACTGAAAATCAATAGTGACCTGGTAAGCCGGGCAATGAAACTGTTCCAAATCATTTTGAAGTACATGGGAGTTGATTCATCTGATGATCGAGTTACTCCAGCAAGCTTAGATGAACGGGTAGAGCTTGTTGGAAAGATGTTTAAGCAAACCTTGAAGCGGACAGAGCTTCGGGATGAGCTTTTTGTTCAGATttcaaaacaaacaagaaaTAATCCCGATAAGTATGCATCGTTTTCTTTTCAGTCATAGTGTTTTGTTTCTATGATAGATAAGATTTGGGTGTGTAAAAGGCAGTGGTAAAACTATTGTCAATTCTATGCTCCATGACTTGACTTAATTGGTGTTGTTATAACAGGCAATATTTGATCAAAGCATGGGAATTAATGTATCTGTGTTCATCCTCTATGCCTCCGAGCAAGGACATTGGGGGGTATTTGTCCGAGTATGTCCACAATGTAGCACATGGTGTGAATATTGACTCTGAGGTTCAAGTCCTAGCAATTAATACATTAAATGCTTTAAAGCGTTCTGTAAAGGCTGGTCCTAGACATACAATACCAGGCCGCGAAGAGATTGAAGCGCTTTTAACTGGTCGAAAGCTAACAACAATTGTGTTTTTCTTGGATGAAACCTTTGAAGAAATCACATATGATATGGCAACAACAGTGGCTGATGCTGTTGAGGTAGGCTTATCAACTTTAATGTGCACTATCTGTTTGGGTACCAAAGAGTCAAAGGACAAAATATCACAAAAATAAAGAGTTGAATATGCAAAGCAGAATTACATGTGCCTTACAGTCAAACATAGTGGCAACTGGCAAGCCTTTGCTTTGGTAGGTCAtcacaaaattcaaattttaagcaAACAACTTTCTGGTAAAGTAAATATTTAGGGTGATACAGTAGCAACATACTGGGTGTATTTGACACACGTTTGAAGTACTGATATTAAGAAATTTTGTATCAATCGCTTAATAACTTGGAcctttttttaagtaattacttCTGACTATGGCATAATGACTCTGAATTATCCAGTATGATGAGTAACCACAGTTGTGTTGTGGACCTGTCTAACTCACAAGGTCTTTTGCCACTGAATCTGTTTAGTTTATATTTGTGATTTGCAATTACGACCCATCACCTTTAAGTGCTCATAGGATTGTAATAATAATATGCCCCAGTTTTGTACTGTTAAAAGTTTCTTTATTCTTGTTCTGTCATACATCTGTCTTCTTGATTATGTTTTTGATAAGTTTCCGTGTGGCTTTCAGGAACTTGCAGGGGTAATTAAACTCTCAGCTCCTTCTAGCTTCAGTCTGTTTGAATGCCGTAAAGTTGTAACTGGCTCAAAATCACCTGATCCTGGAAATggtattcttttatttttcttccttgTGGTTTCCTATGTTAGGGTTCACTGAACATTATCTGATATGCATTTTCTTGTCACACAGAGGAGTATATTGGGTTAGATGACAACAAGTACATAGGGGATCTATTAGCAGAACTCAAGGCCGCAAAGGATCGAAGTAAAGGAGAAATATTGCATTGCAAGCTGACATTTAAGAAAAAGCTGTTTCGGGAGTCGGATGAAGCTGTCACTGATCCAATGTTTGTGCAGTTGTCCTATGTTCAGGTGCGTAATCTCAATAAAAGTATTACTGAGCTTCTTATCCTTTGttgtttttcctttgtgatGCTCATTAAAAAAGAATTTGAGCATTGTTTGTTGACCTGTTGTTTTGACATGGCTCTTTGAATGACACCAAGGTAAACGTTGCTTTCAAGAGCTCAAGTTGAATTCGTGAACATAATGATTTCTATCTTGATGATTAACTTCTGCGGTAGTATTAGACTATTGCGATTAACCTCCAAAGTTTGTTTATATGTTGTTATGTTATAGTTGCAACATGATTATATACTGGGAAATTATCCTGTCGGAAGAGATGATGCTGCCCAGCTGTCTGCATTGCAAATCTTGGTTGACATCGGATTTCTGCGCAATCCTGAATCATGCACGTCAGTGTTCTTGCTACCTTTCTGTTCCATATTTTATTTGGCTTTTTGTTATCTGTTATTGTTTTAGAGTATGTCATGTTTATAGTTGGTCTTTCTATGTTGACTTGAGGTTAATATTTTTCAGTGACTGGAATTTGCTTTTGGAACGCTTCCTACCCAGACAAATCGCAATCACACGAGCAAAACGAGAGTGGGAGTTTGATATTCTTTCTCGTTACCATTCAATGGTAAGTTACCAGAGTGGTAAAACTTTAAATTGATATGCATGGAAATCTGTTGCACGAGTTCTTATATACAGTTACtttaaaaaagaaatacaaacTTGTTATCTGATTTGGTTGTCTGTGACTCCTTGTGCATGCATCCTCAATCATACGTCTTTACTTGAAGGAGATAATACTTATGATACAAGACATTGCTGTTGTATTGTaggaaaatttgacaaaagatgATGCAAGACAACAATTTTTGAGAATACTGAGACAACTTCCTTACGGGAATTCAGTCTTCTTCAGTGTTCGCAAGATTGATGATCCCATTGGACTTCTTCCAGGGAAAATTATTTTGGGCATTAACAAAAGAGGGGTGAGTTTATATCTTCATAtacaaatataatatatgtgtgtgcgcaCCTCGTTTTAACGTTATATTGACATTATGATATCACATTCCACAGGTTCATTTTTTCCGTCCAGTTCCAAAGGAATATCTACATTCAGCTGAGCTAAGAGACATCATGCAATTTGGTAGTAGCAACACTGCTGTTTTCTTTAAGATGAGAGTTGCAGGTGTTCTTCACATTTTCCAGTTTGAAACAAAGCAGGTTTTGGCACCTCTTTAACTTATCTGTTATTTGATTCATCGTTTTTGAGGTTTTTAggtctcttcaccaaagtttatTTGACTTATATGCATTTCTCCTTTACATGCAGGGTGAAGAAATTTGTGTTGCTCTTCAAACACACATAAATGATGTCATGTTGAGGCGCTATTCTAAAGCTCGGCCTGCTGCTAGTGGTTCAACAAACGGAGATCTTTCTAACAATGTTAAGCCCTCTGATGGTGAAGTTTATGAAAAACGTGTACAGCATTTGTCAAAAGCTGTTGAAGAGTCTCAGAGGAATGCTGATCAAGTAAGAAAATAAGACTTTAATGTGCTGAAATGTTGATTACTGCTATTACCTGGTGGTTGAATGAAACTATGTTAATTCAGTTGCTGGAAGAATTGCGTGAAAAGCAAAAACAAGAAGCAAACATGCAAGAAGAATTAGAAAGTTTGAAGCAATCCTTGGCATCTGAGAAGCAAAACCTGACAGAAGTTAGATGTGATCATGATAGGCTTAGATTATTGTGTGATGAAAAGGATATGGCACTTCAGGTCAGTGTGACTAATTGTATTTGCACCCAATGTGCTTTAAATATTCTAACTGGATTCTCAAATCTATTAAGGCTGCACTACTAGAGAAAAAAAGCGTGGAAGCAAGGCTGCAAAACTTGGGTAATCAATTGGCAgagaaaaataacaaaacacAGCAAGTTGGTGGAAATAACCACGTAAGTTTTTTATGAAAATACATTTTGGTATCAATTTAGTTAAGTTGGTTCTATCAAGTGGTTTATGACAAGGCTCTCAAGGTACCCACCTAGCAATTGCTAGAGTTTCTTGCCTACCAAATGTTGTGGGGTCAGGCGGGTGGCCTAGTGAGTAGTCGGGTCAAAGACCCGGAGACACtagattcaaaaaaaaaaaaaaaaaagtggtttATGACAAGGCACAAGGGATTTTGAAAACAATATCTTACACAGGCATTGCAGAAGCTCGAAGACGAAATAAAGCTTCGTGTTGAGGAGTTgttagcaaaagaaaaaactatAAGGAGACTATCTGATGAAAAAATATCATTGGAGCAAAGACTTTCTGGGCTCAAAAAGACTAAATCTGTTGAGGTTATTCCCTTGATATCTTAATTTGGTGTTGGTtcgttgtttcttttttaatGATTGTAATGTCTTTGATTCTGGTACCCAATAGAAGAATCAAATATCTTAGTGAGTGTTCATTATGTAGATTGATTCTGTTGAGAAAAAATTTGAGCAAGAGCGTAGAGCGTTAAAGCTTCAAGTGTTTGAACTTGAAAAGAAGCTTGAAGGAGTTAACCAAGAATTAGCAGGTCTTAAGTCAACTCTTGCCACCAAAAACTCTGAGGTTGCTGAATTACAAAGTAGCTTAAAGGAATTGGAGGAACTGAGAGAAATGAAAGAGGTAATGGTCCTGTATAGATTCTTTAATAAAGCGTTTTCTTTCGTTtgttgtatttattttatgtacAAGGTTCCAAAAATGGTGAACATTGCCAACAAAGTCATGTTTGATTTCAGGACATTGATAGAAAGAACGAGCAAACTGCTGCCATCTTGAGGATGCAAGGAGCTCAGCTAGCTGAGATGGAAGCGCTTTACAAGGAAGAACAACTTTTGAGGAAGCGATATTTTAATACTATAGAAGGTTGTCATTCCTTGAAATCTTTACAATATTTAAGTTAACCTTTTGTTCTGTCCTTTTAGTATCACTGATGTGATGTTTTTTCcattctatatacttttcagaTATGAAAGGCAAGATTAGAGTCTTCTGTCGATTAAGACCTTTGAGTGAAAAAGAAATTACAGAAAAGGAAAGAGATACAGTTAAAAGTGTAGATGAGTTCACAATTGAACATCCATGGAAAGATGACAAACTGAAACAACATATGTATGATCGTGTATTTGATGGTAATGCCACCCAAGAGGATGTCTTTGAAGATACCAGGGTAAGTTTTTTTGTATTAAATGGTTTCATCGAAAGAgatctaatttttttaattgctaTGAATATGCATTTGTAAATCATTTCTAACATTTTTTTACGTGCATGTAATGCAGTATTTGGTACAATCTGCAGTTGATGGGTATAATGTGTGCATATTTGCATATGGGCAAACCGGTTCCGGAAAGACATATACCATATACGGTTCAGAAACTAATCCTGGACTTACTCCACGAGCTACTGCAGAGCTGTTTAAAATATTGAGGCGAGAGAACAACAAATTCTCATTTTCGTTAAAGGTATCATCTTGTTGGTTCTGTACAATGAACAATTTTAGTGGTCGCCACTTAAAACCCTTGCAAGAGCAAGATAACATTGTTAAATGCTTTCGTTTCCTATGAACATATGAAACTTCTGTACAGTAAGTACAATAAAAACGTCCCATATAAATAGAAGAAaatggggaaaaaaaaaatacaagatgGACAAGAAGTCTTATCATATCTAGTTTAACACCCTAAAAAATATACGAATTACATTCATTGTTGTTTAGGCTTTTGGTAATGGTTTTTTTTCAGTTACTACTTGGTAATGGTATTGAGTAAATATTTTTTACGCAGGCATACATGTTGGAGTTGTATCAAGATACACTTGTAGACCTTCTCTTACCGAAAAATGGCAAGCGTTTGAAATTGGAGATCAAGAAAGATTCAAAGGTAATCTCTTTACATGTCTGTAATACTTTGTAATTCTACGaggcatgtttttttttattagactGTGAAGAGTATTTTTGGTTAATTACATTTGATCCTGAATTCAtgttattgaatttttttaatattctgaTCTGTTGATTAGTATCACATCTTTAAGGTCGCTCAATGGTTGATTTTGTAATGTTAGGGTATGGTCTCGGTTGAGAATGTAACAGTTCTCTCAATTTCATCACATGACGAACTGAAAAGTGTCATTCAAAGAGGTTCTGAACGAAGGCATACTGCTGGAACTCAGATGAACGATGAAAGTTCAAGATCACACCTCATAGTTTCTGTCGTCATCGAAAGTACCAACCTTCAAACCCAATCTGTTGCAAGAGGAAAGGTATATTAATatatttcaaaataaataattaaggtGATGCACATTGGTTTGCATTCACTTCAGGTCTAGTTGAATATTTGTTTTGAAATTATCTTCATTAATATCTTTCTTTTACATAATCATGTGTAGCTAAGTTTTGTGGATCTTGCTGGTTCGGAAAGAATAAAGAAGTCGGGCTCTTCAGGTAGTCAACTTAAAGAAGCGCAAAGCATCAACAAATCGCTTTCAGCACTTGGGGATGTTATTAGTTCTTTATCTTCCGGTGGTCAACACATACCGTACAGGAACCATAAGTTAACGATGCTTATGAGTGATTCACTTGGTGGCAACGCCAAGACGCTTATGTTTGTAAACGTTTCTCCTGCTGAATCAAATGTGGACGAGACGTACAATTCTCTAATGTATGTCACACTTCTCTTTATTATTTACTTTGTCTAATTTCAAATAATTTAACCCTTAATGTTTCTCCCAAAAGGTAATGACTACTATTTTTTCACACCTTTATGCTAAATTCAGGTATGCATCAAGAGTTCGATCAATCGTGAATGATCCAAGCAAAAACGTTTCTTCAAAAGAAATCATGCGGCTGAAGAAGTTGGTTGCATATTGGAAAGAACAAGCAGGCAAGAGAGAAGACGAcgaagatttggaagaaattCAGGATGAGCGACCTGTGAAAGATAGAGATGGCCGCCATTCCATGTAACTTTTCGCAGAAACTAGATTGGCGAAACTTGTAGTTGGAAATACTAGCATTACAAGTTTAGGCAGAATTTTGGAATGTAAGCTTTAGGGTTTCAGCAGGGTAGGTAGACCACATCGAGCGAGCATACGATTTGGTTCTGTGTTCTAGTTGATACTCTCGTTTTCTCATTGTGTTGTGATGAAAAAAGGTTGTAACCGGGTTAGGAGGATATAAGCTGTACAGTGTGGATGGTGTATATATGACATACTCTTGGTTTTATTTGTATATGGAGTTTCATGCTTGTTTTCTCCATATTTTTGCTTCAAAGTAAAATACAGTCACTCAGATTTTATCCCAGCCAACGCAAAgtgaaaccaaaaaaaaaaaaaaaaaaaaaaaaaaaaaaacagttgcaGGAGTGATGAACAAATCTGGTACCCTTGTGCCTGTTCATCCTTTTGCCCTGGCACTCCCTTTGTCGATGGAGACTTTGCTCAGGTATTACGTTGATACTCTATTTATGTCATATCAAGACTGTCTTGaaaggaggcagattctctgccctcccacttcccgtgtcctcttgtttgtgtggtcacggttaagctatgtcaacattttatattactatttctttttatcttattatctctataaaaaaattaatataaaatattgacgtgacttaaccgtgatcacacaaaataGAAGAGCACGGGAAGACACGGAAAGTGGGAAGGAATCTACCTCCGTCTTGAAATTATTTGCTATCGAGATGAAAGGAAAAGACCGACGTGACTATTTTCTACAATAATAATGCTATTTAATAACACCGTGTTGTTGATTATTTTATACCAAGGCATAGAGCAATGGGAGGCTGTCCATTTCTCTTCGGGCCAAAGGAGGAGGCGATGGAAGCTCCGCCAGAACTCGTGGATTAGGATCATCCTCATCTCTACGTCCCTTTTGTGTACAAATGTTATAGAGCTCGTTTGACAAATGCTTTTAAATGACTGACGActcttttagaaaaaatatttttgtgttctaaaagcacttgaagtgttccaaaaacattttatctAAAATTGCTTTTAGATGTTTAAAAACACTTGCCAAACGATCCTATAGAGTTAGCAAGTTCAAACTCTCCAGAAAATTGAAAGCTGATGGAGCCCTTGCACTCCTACCTACGCACCCCTTGCTAATTTGCTGATATGTATATGGCAAGCTTAGGTAGCATATATCATCCTGCCTTTGGCCTATGTTAAACCCAGAAAACAAGATCAAAGCATTTGTGGTATGCTAGTATTTATCTTGTACGTGAGGTTTTAAGTTCGAATCATCCTCTTAGAGTTtgtacaagaaaaataaaatttcaattgaATTCTTATCGAacttaattataaaatataactTTTATCAAGCTTAGTTGATACAAGCAGTGAAGCCCGCGCGATTCTGCGGGTCTCAAAATTGTCTTAAACGTGTAAAAAGTAGGGCATATATACGTGAGAAAATATGTGCCAGAGAGTACGCCATAGCCATAACCAAAGTACTATTTACATTCATATATTACATGACAAAAATTGGGATGGTAGTACACCATAGCTAGAGAGTACTATTTACAATCATATATTACATGCCAAAAATGGAGGATGTTAGTATGTCATCCTCATGGATTGTTCTTCAAAAGCTATGGTCCTATTCCCAGGGAGACTATAACGTTTAAAACTGTACAAAGCTCAAAAGGTAAGATTTGTTCCACTAAAGACACCCATATGCGTCGTTAATGATGTCTCCTTTGTCTTGTACGATAacgatgaattgaaaaaaaatacaaaaaaaattaaaaatagaacTCGATCACTTAAGAATTGAATGAATCTAAATTGCATATGATTTGCAGgcacacaaaaattaaaaagtaagaTTGGTTCACATTTTGTATTAGCCATTCAATTTAGTACGCACCTAAAAAAAGCATAAGCAAAAAACAATTTCTCATTCCTCAATTTCtctcaaatcaaataaaaaaactcatTGGCGCCAAGCTAGTGCATAGTAATAGGATCCCCAACAAAATTATCATAAGCAGCAGTTACAGACACTTTGCATATATAAATCAAAACCCATCTTATCATTCATTACTGTTTTTTTAGGTCATAAAAAGCAAATAATACGGTCAAAATAATACGATAACTAAAAAACATTGGTATTTCAAAATCTCTAAGCTAACATCCAATACTCAGGTACCAAATGTACAGTGAGAAAGCTGGACATCATAAAAGATATTCAAAAGGAACCCAATAAACAGAACTAAGGGGAAGcattgcctataaaaggagctGCATAATAAACTTAAGAGGAAAGATATAATCAAATCATGTTTAGTGTAAACTATTTCACTAATCCTTATCAATCAAACTTAAAAGATCCAAGCCGACCATGAAAACTGGCCGCAATGACTGCTTACTCGAGGGATCAGAGACGAAAATAGAACCCAAGGAGGAGAAAGAACGGTCAAAGCCAAAGTTGTGGGTTTGaggaaaagttgaggaatttgggTCTGAGGACTTTGAGAGCTACAAATTCAGAGTTTTGAATACTTTCATTAGTTCTGGATATACATACAACTAATTAAAATTCAATCATATTAAGGGACAATAATTAGACTATACAACATTGTTGGTTCCAACACAGCACTCTGTACACAaaatcactaaaaaaaaaaaaatcaatagatAACCTACTTAATAGATTAATACAGGCAGATGTGAATTTGGTTAGTAATTAGTTCTTGAGAAAATTACTAATCTTTAATTAATTGGTATTTTTATTCCTACTTAACAAACCAATTTGAATggcttaaaactcaaaaattgtGAAATTTTATAGAAAAATTTCGGCCAGACCTTGTTTCAAAAACATTGCTATGTTCTTCCTCAGGCTACGGAACAACTCCTCCACCAAAATTGATTTACAGAATCTGATTCAAGCCTAATCATTATGAATCATGCAACTATGTCCAGCATAAATCAATTTCTATGAAAAACGCTTCGAAATAACTTAACCAATCAGTTGCCCCACAGATAACAAATCCCGCCATTGCAGAAGAGTACCATTCATTCATGATCATCCTGCATACCAGTTccaaattctcaaacttcaaagcaaataaattaatcaaaaaCATAAAAGCAGCAATTTTTGTTCTTGAAAAACTAAATTAGTAATTGTTACCTTGCAAAAGtgtagaaaaagagagaatacAATTGGGGTAACTTTCGAAGGTGTAGAGTAAAAGTATTACCTTGGCTGGACCCAAAAAAGGTCTCAAAGGCCTGAAATTGGCCGAAAAAGATTCCGATCCTCGTCGAAAAAACCCACCGCAAGGTGGACTTATGGAAATCTTTGATCGACGGGTAGATTCGAGCATGCAAAGCTCACATGTTGTTGTTGGGACTGTCTGAGTCAAATAGTTTTGGTTGCAGGGCCAGCCGCCACCGGAAAACCTTTGAAAGTCGGCGGGAATATCGAACCCAAACTGGGTTCGAGCGTTCTAAGGACTTGGGCGCGAATTAAAATTAATGGATGATCGTGTTGATTTGGGGAAGGAGATGAAAAGGTTTGGGTTTGTGTTCGAACAGGGAATCGAAGTCGGGAGGAGCGCAACTATGAACGAAGAACTCACCCAAACATAATCCAATGGAAAGAATGAACCACCCAAAGCAGGAAGAAGAGGTGAGTGCGATTCCAGCTGTCGAGAGATGCTTTGGTCAGTGGCAGACTTCAAATAATACAAACTAACTGAGGGCAAAATAGGAAGCAcactgtgcttatgaacagtaACACAGTTGATTTTGAGTTTTAGAATAGattgaatttttataatttttctgcTATTTTCTCATCATACATTCTACTAAACCTTTTTATCTAATTTGCTAAATAGATATTTTCAGAGGAGTTTCTGGGAACATCCAAATATTAGGCTTATCACAAAATTTGATATGCCTAGCATTATTGACGTTCAAAGCATCTCACTTAACCCAGAATTATTCAAAAAGGATAGTGATTTGAATCCCCTATAGCTATATATGCACTTCAAAGTCGATGTATATTCCAATTTTCTCTGCCCTTCAAATTAAGGTACTAGTTATTGTAAATAATATATTCACCATCTAACAGTTATAGATGCAATCGAAAATATAGAATATCATCTCTGCCCATATATACGTTACATGGTGAATGTCTTTAGCAACCACAAGCCAACAAGACTCCCCATTTTGCAAGGGTTGGAGGGAAAAGAGAGGAGGGGGGGGTAGGTTAACGTCTATCGTTATtggtttttgcaattttttttgccATCCTAAAAAAGTTATTAAGTAAATGATGCTGACGATTGAAAAGAAACATTAACAATTGAAAATGCATGCTGATGATGATTTTATGGCAAAAAAATTGATGCTGACGATTTGCATTAAAATGGGTGGCGTGCTAATCTTTATCTTCTTGCCGACCCCTTAATTAAACTTACCTTAATTAGTCAAAAAACAAATGCGTATGGTGCAGTCATTCAATCGCAAATGAACAAATCCAATCCAAAtgtccaaataaaaaatagaatttgAAAGTCTACGTAGCTCAGTTAGTTAAAAGTATTTGAAGTCTCGAGTTTGATTCTTTCTTGctgtttgtataaaaaaaaccaGGAGAAATAAGAAACAAACCCAATATTCAGAAATGGGAGGTGGAGAGGAAGACTGCAGGACAATCCCAGCCATTGACCTGAAAAAATTTCCAGAAGCAGAAGAGTACAGGAAGCTGAGGGAAGCATCAGAGACATGGGGATGCTTCAGGCTTGTGAACCACATGATCCCACCAGCTCTGATGTCGGAGATGATATCAGTGGTCAGATCTTTGCTGGACCTGCCCATGGAGATCAAGAAGCAGAACAAGGAAGTGATAGCTGGCAGTGGATACCTGGCTCCCAGCAAAGTCAACCCTATCTATGAATCTTTAGGGTTCCACGACTTGGGATCGCGTCAGGCTCTGGACAGCTTTTGCTCTCAGTTAAATGCTTCTTCGTACCAGAGGTTAGCTTTTGATCGTCTGATAATTTTACTATTGCTTAAATTTTAGctaagagaaaacaagaaaacacaACCTATGTGTCTAGTGCTGCTCAGTCTCTGCTGAGGTCAAATCTCAAACGATGATCGTTGAATGAGAAGATTGGTAGAACCTTAATCTCTAGATTAGTAAATAATGATATATATTATTCGGTCAACATGTCAACCCTAAACTCGAAGCTCTAAACTCTATTGACGACTATTTATtgaatgaagaagaaaataaattacaacc
This is a stretch of genomic DNA from Malus domestica chromosome 02, GDT2T_hap1. It encodes these proteins:
- the LOC103454240 gene encoding kinesin-like protein KIN-14E, which translates into the protein MTMDLHPSMAQSVRTSRSSFSSSNGNENTTPLHSSAAVAFANGDDYDSDSSSLAPQTPRTLSMDIPAELAGAIPLIDRFQVEGFLRLMQKQIQSAGKRGFFTKKSIGPQPRERFTFEDMLCYQKDPIPTSLLKINSDLVSRAMKLFQIILKYMGVDSSDDRVTPASLDERVELVGKMFKQTLKRTELRDELFVQISKQTRNNPDKQYLIKAWELMYLCSSSMPPSKDIGGYLSEYVHNVAHGVNIDSEVQVLAINTLNALKRSVKAGPRHTIPGREEIEALLTGRKLTTIVFFLDETFEEITYDMATTVADAVEELAGVIKLSAPSSFSLFECRKVVTGSKSPDPGNEEYIGLDDNKYIGDLLAELKAAKDRSKGEILHCKLTFKKKLFRESDEAVTDPMFVQLSYVQLQHDYILGNYPVGRDDAAQLSALQILVDIGFLRNPESCTDWNLLLERFLPRQIAITRAKREWEFDILSRYHSMENLTKDDARQQFLRILRQLPYGNSVFFSVRKIDDPIGLLPGKIILGINKRGVHFFRPVPKEYLHSAELRDIMQFGSSNTAVFFKMRVAGVLHIFQFETKQGEEICVALQTHINDVMLRRYSKARPAASGSTNGDLSNNVKPSDGEVYEKRVQHLSKAVEESQRNADQLLEELREKQKQEANMQEELESLKQSLASEKQNLTEVRCDHDRLRLLCDEKDMALQAALLEKKSVEARLQNLGNQLAEKNNKTQQVGGNNHALQKLEDEIKLRVEELLAKEKTIRRLSDEKISLEQRLSGLKKTKSVEIDSVEKKFEQERRALKLQVFELEKKLEGVNQELAGLKSTLATKNSEVAELQSSLKELEELREMKEDIDRKNEQTAAILRMQGAQLAEMEALYKEEQLLRKRYFNTIEDMKGKIRVFCRLRPLSEKEITEKERDTVKSVDEFTIEHPWKDDKLKQHMYDRVFDGNATQEDVFEDTRYLVQSAVDGYNVCIFAYGQTGSGKTYTIYGSETNPGLTPRATAELFKILRRENNKFSFSLKAYMLELYQDTLVDLLLPKNGKRLKLEIKKDSKGMVSVENVTVLSISSHDELKSVIQRGSERRHTAGTQMNDESSRSHLIVSVVIESTNLQTQSVARGKLSFVDLAGSERIKKSGSSGSQLKEAQSINKSLSALGDVISSLSSGGQHIPYRNHKLTMLMSDSLGGNAKTLMFVNVSPAESNVDETYNSLMYASRVRSIVNDPSKNVSSKEIMRLKKLVAYWKEQAGKREDDEDLEEIQDERPVKDRDGRHSM